One genomic region from Salvia hispanica cultivar TCC Black 2014 chromosome 2, UniMelb_Shisp_WGS_1.0, whole genome shotgun sequence encodes:
- the LOC125206501 gene encoding putative late blight resistance protein homolog R1B-16 produces the protein MAAYAALVSLMNLIDSIQHHHSPPISLFKYQTQSLIENVLFLQEFLQTYKSPVSDTDEADPLEMRIAKAAYAAENVIESHIVQKIQLSRSKATKIRSFFNWFPRNVSADHEDDGDDDDADKQIELYREVDNVIEEMDRIKIVAKETNTEKVLVLRDQPRRFIPSSSMKKSSGMMVFSDHVLHGIMEKLMSYESGLQVIPITGMGGIGKTALAQTVYSHKAIIEHFDICAWATISEQYNTREILCELVSQATNKDKEQLSERSEHELGLELHQYLFDRRFLIVMDDMWNIESWDEIKHVFPNNENHSRIMVTTRQSQLTSQLNNRYSHQMEFLDESRSWVLFSKTVFGEEQFPLELEKIGKEMAYNCRGLPLSIVVVGGLLKTMEHSQKVWELIRNNSTSVVNLDNNKHCLRLLKMSYNHLPVYLKPCFLYMSVFEEDDAIRVSTLVKLWVCEGFLKPVDGQSLETIGKMRLKDLVDRNLILVDELGSTGNIKRVKVHDLLRDICIYESKKEGFYHVIGESSPRVINSQRRVVVRKNTSHKKVVEDLQSMSHARSIISEHGKLPKGKNFRLLRTIHAYKFRYFGDKSYVNSRVVGYVNLRHLAVEVASMSSIFSSFGHLWNLQTLIISCESESTAPTEIWKMPQLRHIAMTGIRRRLKLPDPSTDDVVMENLVVLKGVVNFKCDEEVVKRIPNINKLKIRYEGKTGTEHDDYYCMGNIKCLNKLEYLYISLWYDFRGSDLYKLMFPQNLKSLTLSVHNGFECEMMLEKIGSLPLLEKFKLWMGHFETGKWEIFEDQFPSLKYLGLFSCESLTYWTTKASSIFPLLETLYLFDLDGLENIPSEIGYIPTLQSIQMVACRESVVKCAKEIVDEQMDLDGNNISFNVRVWLPLFKNEEAVLRELQSLSGPNFEVAYS, from the coding sequence ATGGCAGCCTATGCAGCCTTAGTCTCTCTAATGAATCTCATAGATTCCATCCAACACCATCATTCCCCacccatctctctctttaaaTACCAAACTCAGTCTCTCATTGAAAATGTTCTCTTCCTGCAAGAATTTCTCCAAACTTACAAGTCCCCTGTTTCCGACACCGACGAAGCAGATCCACTGGAGATGCGTATTGCAAAAGCAGCTTATGCGGCAGAGAATGTTATCGAATCTCATATCGTCCAAAAGATTCAGCTCAGTAGATCCAAAGCAACCAAAATCAGAAGCTTCTTCAATTGGTTTCCGAGAAATGTCTCTGCAGATCACGAagatgatggtgatgatgatgatgctgATAAACAAATCGAGTTGTATCGGGAGGTAGATAACGTGATAGAAGAAATGGATCGGATCAAGATAGTGGCGAAGGAGACCAACACGGAGAAGGTGCTGGTGCTCCGTGATCAACCACGTAGATTCATCCCTTCTTCCAGTATGAAGAAAAGTAGTGGCATGATGGTTTTCTCTGATCATGTCTTGCATGGAATCATGGAAAAGCTCATGTCATACGAATCCGGTCTTCAAGTCATCCCCATAACAGGTATGGGTGGGATTGGTAAAACCGCTCTCGCTCAAACTGTTTATTCACACAAAGCTATTATTGAgcattttgatatttgtgcTTGGGCTACTATTTCCGAACAATACAACACAAGAGAAATTCTATGTGAACTTGTTTCTCAAGCCACTAACAAAGACAAGGAACAACTTAGTGAAAGGAGTGAACATGAATTGGGATTAGAGCTCCACCAATATTTGTTTGATAGAAGGTTCCTAATTGTAATGGATGATATGTGGAATATTGAGTCTTGGGACGAGATAAAACATGTCTTTCCTAACAATGAGAATCACAGTCGAATAATGGTGACGACTAGGCAATCACAATTGACCTCTCAATTAAACAATCGTTATAGCCATCAAATGGAATTTCTTGATGAGAGTCGTAGTTGGGTATTGTTCTCCAAAACTGTGTTTGGAGAGGAACAATTTCCTCTTGAATTGGAGAAAATTGGAAAAGAAATGGCATATAATTGTAGGGGACTTCCTCTATCAATTGTTGTAGTTGGAGGTCTTTTGAAAACTATGGAACACAGCCAAAAAGTTTGGGAGTTAATAAGAAACAACTCAACTTCAGTAGTAAATTTAGACAATAATAAGCACTGCTTAAGATTGTTGAAAATGAGCTATAATCATTTACCAGTCTACTTGAAGCCTTGTTTCTTATACATGAGTGTGTTTGAGGAAGATGATGCAATTAGAGTCTCAACACTTGTTAAGCTATGGGTTTGTGAAGGATTTCTTAAACCTGTAGATGGTCAAAGTTTGGAAACAATTGGGAAAATGCGATTAAAGGATTTAGTGGATAGAAATCTCATTCTAGTGGATGAGTTGGGGTCTACTGGAAACATAAAACGAGTCAAAGTTCACGATTTGCTAAGagacatatgcatatatgagAGCAAGAAAGAAGGGTTTTATCATGTGATAGGAGAGTCTAGTCCTCGAGTCATAAATAGTCAACGCCGCGTTGTTGTACGCAAGAACACTTCACATAAGAAAGTGGTTGAGGACTTGCAATCTATGTCGCATGCTCGCTCAATTATTAGCGAGCATGGGAAACTTCCAAAGGGCAAGAACTTTAGGTTGTTGAGGACAATACACGCATACAAATTTCGTTATTTCGGTGACAAAAGCTACGTGAATTCTCGCGTGGTTGGGTATGTTAACTTGCGGCACCTTGCTGTTGAGGTTGCTAGTATGTCCtcaatattttcttcttttggtcACCTTTGGAATTTGCAGACTTTGATAATTTCCTGCGAGAGTGAGTCTACTGCGCCTACTGAGATTTGGAAAATGCCTCAACTGCGGCATATTGCTATGACGGGGATAAGAAGAAGATTAAAGCTCCCAGATCCTTCAACTGATGATGTTGTCATGGAAAATCTTGTGGTACTTAAGGGAGTAGTCAATTTCAAGTGTGATGAAGAGGTTGTTAAGAGAATTcccaatatcaataaattgaaGATACGGTATGAGGGGAAAACGGGAACGGAGCATGATGATTATTACTGTATGGGCAATATTAAGTGTTTGAATAAATTGGAGTACCTCTACATCTCACTTTGGTATGATTTTAGAGGGAGTGACTTGTATAAGCTCATGTTTCCCCAAAACCTCAAGAGTTTGACCCTTTCAGTACATAATGGATTTGAATGCGAAATGATGTTGGAAAAGATCGGTTCGTTGCCTCTTCTTGAGAAGTTCAAGTTGTGGATGGGACACTTTGAAACAGGTAAGTGGGAAATCTTTGAAGACCAATTCCCTAGCCTCAAATACTTGGGGTTGTTTTCGTGTGAGAGTCTTACATATTGGACTACAAAAGCGAGCTCCATCTTCCCACTTCTTGAGACactttatctttttgatttaGATGGACTGGAGAACATCCCATCTGAAATTGGATACATACCCACACTCCAAAGCATACAAATGGTTGCTTGTCGCGAATCAGTGGTAAAATGTGCAAAAGAGATTGTAGACGAACAAATGGATTTAGATGGGAACAATATTTCCTTTAATGTTCGCGTTTGGCTTCcgctttttaaaaatgaagaagCAGTGTTGCGAGAGTTGCAGAGCTTGTCAGGTCCTAACTTTGAAGTTGCATATTCCTAA
- the LOC125205230 gene encoding LOW QUALITY PROTEIN: ABC transporter C family member 8-like (The sequence of the model RefSeq protein was modified relative to this genomic sequence to represent the inferred CDS: deleted 1 base in 1 codon), with protein MASSLALWREISWLHEERLSSSLRSIIDYFNLLAAFILFVVLLVTRRSSFRERRRDWFSIAILGCCALVSIGYYGAALSEESSRLVWLGRGLVWTTLAVSVIVRSSRLIAVVKSVWWIVFFLLISAFNIVELVKFHDIEILEIAPWLANLLLLLCGLRNLQGIVSHQVLDLDSSFSESLLVRTSGKGCFDLEEASLLSILLFSWINPLLKLGSSKALNLDDIPSLGSEDEALLAYKSFGDAWSALEEEKGAKNLTFWAIARVYWKCMVVAGMCLLLRTVCVVATPLFLYAFVNYSNLEEKDLEKGVFLVGLLVVLKVVESLSNRQFYFYSRRIGMRMRSALMVAVYQKQLKLSTLGRQRHSTGEIVNYISVDAYRMGESVMWFHVGWASTVQLFLAIGVISSVVGLGVVPGLVPFAFCGLMNVPFARLLQKFQTEFMAAQDKRLRSFSEILNNMKIIKLQSWETNFKTLVESFRQSEFKWLSDTQYMKTYGTVLYWMSPTIVSSAIFFGCVIFKSALLDAGTVFTVMAALRTMSEPVRFIPEALSCLIQVKVSFERINAFLLEDELKQDDVQRCGGDLDHVISILGGCFSWEAEATSLTLEDITVEARRGEKIAVCGPVGAGKSSLLYAVLGEIPKISGNVSVLGSVAYVSQGSWIQSGTIRDNILFGKAMDKARYEEAVRACALDKDIENFDFGDLTEIGQRGLNLSGGQKQRVQLARAVYNDADIYLLDDPFSAVDAHTAAALFNDCVMTALAKKTVILVTHQVEFLNTVDKILVVEGGKVTQSGSYGELLVGGTTFEQLVSAHTNSIGSFDETYGSNQHEHRVEPANQIEEAVDKEERDGGIVMNPKTQLTEEEEIGVGDVGWKAFSHYFLISKGLFVACCALVAHCGFVALQGTASFWLAFSIQNTEKSSVYVVGIYTLISLLSAVFVYFRAFFAVLLGLKASKSFFSGFTNSIFNAPMLFFDSTPVGRILTRASSDLSVLDFDIPMAFQFVLAASVEIVSTIGIMAYVTWQVLIVGLFAIVSSKYIQGYYQKSAGELMRVNGTTKAPVMNYASETALGVATIRAFGVSDKFFSNYLKLVDRDAKVFLSSNAALEWLVLRTEALQNLTLFTSAIFLVIFPNSYIAPGLVGLSLSYAFALTGAQVFLSRWYSSLANYIVSVERIKQYMNIPPEPPAVIPDNRPPASWPQKGRIELVELKIRYRPNAPVVLKGITCTFEEGKRVGVVGRTGSGKTTLISALFRLVEPHGGRILVDGLDICSIGLRDLRLKLSIIPQEPTLFRGSVRTNLDPLGLYSDDEIWKALEKCQLKSTISELPNLLESSVSDEGENWSMGQRQLFCLGRVLLKRNKILVLDEATASIDSNTDAILQRIIREEFSDCTVITVAHRVPTVIDSDMVLVLSYGKLVEYDEPSRLMEINSSFSKLVAEYWSTCKKNH; from the exons ATGGCCTCCTCACTAGCTTTGTGGC GGGAAATTTCTTGGTTGCATGAAGAAAGATTGTCATCTTCTTTGAGAAGCATCATTGATTACTTCAATCTATTGGCTGCCTTTATCTTGTTTGTGGTTTTGCTTGTGACAAGGAGAAGTAGCTTTAGAGAGAGGAGAAGAGATTGGTTTAGCATAGCAATTTtagggtgttgtgctcttgtgAGCATAGGATACTATGGTGCTGCCTTAAGCGAAGAATCGAGTCGTTTAGTATGGCTTGGAAGGGGGCTTGTATGGACCACCTTAGCCGTGTCTGTGATAGTTCGGAGTTCGAGATTGATTGCTGTAGTGAAATCTGTTTGGTGGATTGTGTTTTTTCTCTTGATTTCAGCATTCAATATTGTGGAATTAGTGAAATTTCATGACATAGAGATTCTTGAAATAGCACCTTGGCTTGCAAATTTGTTGCTTTTGTTGTGTGGTTTGAGGAATCTTCAGGGGATTGTGTCTCATCAAGTGTTGGATTTGGACAGTAGCTTCTCTGAGTCTCTGCTGGTGAGAACCTCAGGAAAGGGTTGTTTCGATTTAGAAGAAGCGTCGTTGTTAAGTATATTGTTGTTTTCTTGGATCAATCCTCTGCTTAAGTTAGGTAGCTCCAAAGCTCTAAATCTTGATGATATCCCTTCTCTTGGATCTGAGGATGAAGCCCTTTTGGCATACAAGAGTTTTGGCGACGCGTGGAGTGCGCTTGAGGAggaaaagggagccaaaaacTTGACATTTTGGGCAATTGCAAGAGTGTATTGGAAATGTATGGTGGTGGCTGGGATGTGTTTACTTCTTAGAACAGTTTGTGTTGTGGCAACtcctttgtttctttatgCTTTTGTCAACTATTCGAATCTTGAGGAGAAGGATCTCGAGAAGGGTGTTTTCTTGGTGGGATTGTTGGTTGTTTTGAAGGTTGTGGAGTCGCTGTCTAACCGGCAGTTTTACTTCTATTCGAGACGAAtagggatgaggatgaggtCGGCTTTAATGGTGGCTGTCTATCAGAAGCAGCTTAAGCTCTCTACATTAGGGAGGCAGAGGCATTCGACGGGTGAGATAGTTAATTACATCTCGGTTGATGCTTATCGTATGGGCGAATCCGTGATGTGGTTCCACGTCGGGTGGGCTTCAACCGTGCAGCTGTTCCTAGCCATTGGTGTTATCTCCTCTGTCGTAGGCCTAGGTGTGGTCCCGGGGTTAGTCCCTTTCGCGTTCTGTGGGCTAATGAACGTCCCGTTTGCAAGGCTACTGCAGAAGTTTCAGACAGAGTTCATGGCTGCTCAGGACAAGCGATTGAGGTCGTTTTCGGAGATTCTCAACAACATGAAGATCATCAAGCTGCAGTCGTGGGAAACGAATTTCAAGACGTTGGTTGAATCTTTTAGGCAGAGTGAGTTCAAATGGCTGTCTGACACTCAGTATATGAAGACATATGGGACAGTTTTGTATTGGATGTCTCCAACGATTGTGTCGTCCGCCATTTTCTTCGGGTGCGTGATTTTCAAGAGCGCGCTGCTGGACGCTGGCACTGTGTTCACGGTCATGGCTGCGCTTAGGACCATGTCTGAGCCGGTCAGGTTCATACCGGAAGCTCTGTCTTGTTTGATTCAGGTCAAGGTTTCGTTTGAACGGATCAACGCGTTTCTGTTGGAAGACGAACTCAAACAAGACGATGTGCAAAGATGTGGAGGAGATTTGGACCATGTAATTAGTATACTAGGTGGTTGCTTTAGTTGGGAAGCAGAAGCAACTTCTTTGACACTAGAGGATATAACTGTTGAAGCGAGACGGGGGGAGAAGATCGCGGTCTGTGGGCCCGTTGGCGCGGGGAAATCGTCACTTTTGTATGCTGTTCTTGGTGAAATACCCAAGATATCTGGAAAT GTGAGTGTTCTTGGATCAGTGGCGTACGTTTCGCAAGGTTCTTGGATTCAGAGTGGGACTATTCGCGACAATATACTCTTTGGGAAGGCGATGGACAAGGCCAGATACGAAGAGGCCGTTAGAGCGTGTGCTTTGGACAAAgatatcgaaaatttcgacTTTGGTGATCTCACTGAGATAGGCCAGAGAGGGCTGAATCTGAGCGGAGGGCAGAAGCAGCGGGTTCAGCTTGCTCGAGCTGTGTACAATGACGCGGATATATATCTCCTCGACGACCCTTTTAGCGCAGTAGATGCACATACAGCAGCAGCCCTTTTCAAT GACTGTGTGATGACTGCACTAGCAAAGAAGACAGTGATTCTTGTGACTCATCAAGTGGAGTTTCTCAATACCGTGGACAAAATTCTG GTTGTTGAAGGAGGAAAAGTCACTCAATCGGGAAGCTACGGGGAACTTCTGGTCGGAGGGACGACCTTTGAACAGCTCGTGTCTGCTCACACAAACAGCATAGGATCATTTGATGAGACATATGGTTCGAATCAGCACGAGCATCGCGTAGAGCCTGCAAATCAAATAGAGGAGGCTGTCGATAAGGAGGAACGAGACGGGGGGATTGTGATGAATCCGAAAACTCAGCTGACAGAGGAGGAAGAGATAGGAGTTGGGGATGTAGGGTGGAAGGCCTTCTCGCATTACTTTCTTATATCTAAGGGACTCTTCGTCGCGTGCTGCGCT CTCGTAGCTCATTGTGGCTTCGTGGCTCTCCAAGGCACAGCGAGCTTTTGGCTTGCGTTTTCAATCCAAAATACGGAGAAAAGTAGCGTCTATGTCGTTGGAATCTACACTCTTATATCCTTGCTCAGTGCCGTCTTTGTGTATTTCAGGGCATTCTTTGCAGTTCTGTTAGGACTCAAAGCTTCGAAATCCTTTTTCTCCGGCTTCACCAACTCCATCTTCAATGCTCCGATGCTCTTCTTCGATTCCACCCCAGTGGGGAGGATTCTAACGCGT GCGTCGTCTGATCTCAGCGTCCTCGACTTTGACATACCTATGGCGTTCCAGTTCGTTCTGGCAGCCTCGGTTGAGATTGTTTCGACAATAGGCATTATGGCCTATGTAACATGGCAAGTTCTCATTGTGGGCTTATTTGCTATTGTGTCTTCAAAATACATCCAA GGATACTACCAAAAATCCGCGGGCGAGCTGATGAGAGTCAACGGAACCACAAAAGCCCCGGTTATGAACTACGCATCAGAGACAGCTCTAGGAGTTGCAACCATACGAGCATTTGGAGTTTCGGACAAGTTCTTCTCGAACTACCTTAAACTTGTCGATAGGGATGCTAAGGTGTTCCTGTCCTCAAACGCGGCCTTGGAGTGGCTCGTTTTGAGAACTGAAGCACTTCAGAATCTTACGTTGTTCACTTCTGCTATCTTTCTAGTGATTTTTCCGAATAGCTACATTGCTCCGG GTCTCGTAGGGCTGTCGCTTTCCTATGCTTTCGCGCTTACTGGAGCGCAGGTGTTTCTGTCGAGATGGTATAGTAGTTTGGCTAACTACATCGTCTCTGTGGAGAGGATCAAACAGTACATGAACATACCGCCCGAGCCTCCAGCTGTCATACCAGATAACAGACCTCCAGCTTCATGGCCTCAAAAGGGTAGAATCGAGCTGGTCGAATTGAAG ATACGCTATCGGCCTAATGCTCCAGTAGTCCTCAAGGGGATCACCTGCACTTTCGAAGAAGGGAAGCGAGTGGGGGTCGTGGGAAGGACCGGGAGCGGGAAAACCACTCTGATCAGCGCATTGTTTCGCCTTGTTGAGCCTCATGGTGGGAGGATACTCGTGGATGGGCTCGATATTTGCTCTATAGGCCTTAGAGATTTGAGGCTAAAGCTCAGCATTATCCCTCAAGAGCCAACTCTGTTTAGAGGAAGTGTTAGAACAAATCTTGATCCATTAGGCCTTTACTCTGATGATGAGATTTGGAAG GCCCTTGAAAAATGCCAACTTAAGTCAACAATCAGTGAACTTCCAAACTTACTAGAATCTTCTG TGAGTGATGAAGGGGAGAATTGGAGCATGGGGCAGAGGCAACTCTTCTGCCTAGGAAGAGTGCTTTTGAAGAGGAACAAGATCTTGGTTCTAGACGAGGCGACCGCCTCTATTGACTCGAACACAGATGCCATTTTGCAGAGGATCATCAGGGAGGAGTTCTCCGACTGTACAGTGATAACTGTGGCGCATCGCGTTCCAACTGTGATTGATAGTGACATGGTGCTGGTCTTGTCTTATG GGAAGTTGGTGGAGTATGATGAACCTTCAAGGCTTATGGAGATTAATTCCTCATTTTCAAAGCTTGTGGCTGAGTATTGGTCTACTTGTAAGAAGAATCACTAG
- the LOC125205239 gene encoding ABC transporter C family member 8-like produces the protein MGQRQLFCLGRVLLKRNKILVLDEATASIDSNTDAILQRIIREEFSDCTVITVAHRVPTVIDSDMVLVLSYGKLVEYDEPSRLMEINSSFSKLVAEYWSTCKKNNL, from the exons ATGGGGCAGAGGCAACTCTTCTGCCTAGGAAGAGTCCTTTTGAAGAGGAACAAGATCTTGGTTCTAGACGAGGCGACCGCCTCTATTGACTCGAACACAGATGCCATTTTGCAGAGGATCATCAGGGAGGAGTTCTCCGACTGTACAGTGATAACTGTGGCGCATCGCGTTCCAACTGTGATTGATAGTGACATGGTGCTGGTCTTGTCTTATG ggaagttggtggaatatgatgAACCTTCAAGGCTTATGGAGattaattcatcattttcaaaGCTTGTGGCTGAGTATTGGTCTACTTGTAAGAAGAATAATCTCTAG
- the LOC125206502 gene encoding putative late blight resistance protein homolog R1B-16: MSYDHLPVYLKPCFLYMGVFEEDEEIGISKLIKLWADEVFLKPIDGKSLRTIGKEYLKELVDRNLILVHMLGSTGNIKQVKAHDLVRDLSVNQGKKEGFYHIVGESSAGGIKSHRRIVIRRKTSKEKVTDDLKSMSHARSIIYMHGIVPRCLDFGLLRTMQAYAYFGFQHVNLRHLADSYVEHYPSSFSSANDLWNLQTLIIPHIPLSIEFPKFWEMPQLRHIDMAFVPPDPSSDAVVMENLLVLKGPLNFKWDEEAVKRFPNIKKLKLHYKGSKGMGCDDYYYLSNIECFCKLESLYISCWYYHAGKVFPFQISFPQTLKSLTLLMNSSFGWGTMLETLGSLPHLEKLKLLHGCFGTGKWEICEGQFPCLKYLELCKWDGLKNWTAEASTIFPCLEKLHLTRMEELENIPSKIGDIPYRLSKIYGYIIVVNQ; the protein is encoded by the coding sequence ATGAGCTATGATCATTTGCCTGTCTACTTAAAGCCTTGTTTCTTATACATGGGAGTGTTtgaggaagatgaagaaattggCATCTCAAAGCTCATCAAGTTATGGGCCGACGAAGTATTTCTTAAACCAATAGATGGCAAAAGTTTGAGAACAATTGGGAAAGAGTACTTAAAGGAATTAGTTGATAGAAATCTCATTCTAGTCCACATGTTGGGGTCTACTGGAAATATAAAACAAGTCAAAGCTCATGATTTGGTAAGAGACCTATCCGTGAACCAGGGCAAGAAGGAAGGGTTTTATCACATTGTAGGAGAATCTAGTGCAGGAGGCATAAAGAGCCATCGCCGCATTGTCATACGCAGGAAAACATCAAAGGAGAAAGTCACCGATGACTTGAAATCTATGTCGCATGCTCGTTCCATTATTTACATGCATGGCATAGTTCCACGGTGCTTGGATTTTGGATTGTTGAGGACAATGCAAgcatatgcatattttgggTTTCAGCATGTTAACTTGCGGCACCTTGCAGACAGTTATGTTGAACACTATCCCTCTAGTTTTTCTTCTGCCAATGACCTTTGGAATTTGCAGACACTGATAATTCCTCACATACCTTTGTCAATTGAGTTTCCTAAGTTTTGGGAAATGCCTCAACTGAGGCATATTGACATGGCATTTGTGCCTCCAGATCCTTCAAGTGATGCTGTTGTCATGGAAAATCTCTTAGTACTTAAGGGACCACTTAATTTCAAGTGGGATGAAGAGGCGGTTAAGAGATTTCCCAATatcaagaaattgaaattacatTATAAAGGGAGCAAGGGAATGGGGTGCGATGATTATTATTACCTGAGCAATATTGAATGCTTTTGTAAATTAGAATCCCTCTATATCTCGTGTTGGTATTATCATGCAGGGAAAGTCTTTCCGTTTCAGATCAGCTTTCCTCAAACCCTCAAGAGTTTGACTCTTCTGATGAACAGTAGCTTTGGTTGGGGAACGATGTTGGAAACGTTAGGTTCGTTGCCCCATCTTGAGAAGCTCAAGTTGCTCCATGGATGTTTTGGAACTGGAAAGTGGGAAATCTGTGAAGGCCAATTCCCTTGCCTCAAATACTTGGAATTGTGTAAATGGGATGGTCTCAAAAATTGGACAGCAGAAGCAAGCACCATCTTTCCATGCCTTGAGAAGCTTCATTTAACTCGAATGGAAGAATTGGAGAATATTCCATCTAAAATTGGAGACATACCATACCGACTCTCCAAAATATATGGCTACATCATTGTGGTGAATCAGTGA